The following coding sequences lie in one Syngnathus scovelli strain Florida chromosome 1, RoL_Ssco_1.2, whole genome shotgun sequence genomic window:
- the tmem256 gene encoding transmembrane protein 256, with protein sequence MTAVVVRRLAALSGASAVALGAYGAHGFKHSDPDDYQRVLFETANKYHFYHSLALLGAAHSSKPAVAGTLLIAGMGMFCGSLYHQAMTGDPGLRKVAPMGGMAMIAGWLALVL encoded by the exons ATGACCGCTGTTGTTGTCCGCCGCCTCGCTGCTCTCTCTGGGGCTTCGGCAGTGGCACTTGGGGCATATGGGGCGCATG GTTTTAAACACAGTGACCCTGATGATTACCAAAGAGTG CTATTTGAAACAGCTAACAAGTACCATTTCTACCACAGCCTGGCCCTGCTGGGTGCTGCTCACTCCAGCAAACCTGCAGTT GCCGGCACTCTTCTGATCGCCGGGATGGGGATGTTCTGCGGATCGCTCTACCACCAGGCCATGACGGGAGACCCCGGCCTTCGTAAGGTGGCCCCCATGGGAGGCATGGCGATGATTGCGGGCTGGCTGGCGCTCGTTCTCTGA
- the LOC125979878 gene encoding major histocompatibility complex class I-related gene protein isoform X2 has product MFTMNILAFFVLAVQIYSVTPVIHTLNYFKTGSQVAKLPEYWLAGYVDGVQILHFDSNHRKAKAKQDWMDKITEDDPHYWERQTAGSIQAEHVFKVNIEIAKKRFNQTGGVHMFQWMYGCEWNDETGEVDGWMHYSYDGEDFISFELKTMSWIAAHPQAFITKLKWDQDDGLNQYAKNYFTEECPLWLKKHVSNGRDFLTRTELPRVSLLQKTPSSPITCHATGFYPRTSDLFWRKDGEQIHEDVEMGETLPNHDGTFQTTADLKVELTPAAEGRYECVFKLDGVRDEMVTKLYAKSILSNVRIQEEEDRKKAVAIAVPLGVLALVAVAVAVGVFLAKRPKSQQANYAPASSTSSSEKD; this is encoded by the exons ATGTTTACAATGAATATACTTGCATTCTTTGTTTTGGCTGTGCAAATATACAGCGTGACGCCTG TCATTCACACGCTGAATTATTTCAAGACGGGCTCTCAAGTTGCAAAGCTACCAGAGTACTGGCTGGCCGGGTATGTTGACGGCGTTCAGATTCTGCACTTTGACAGCAACCACAGGAAAGCAAAAGCGAAACAAGACTGGATGGACAAAATCACAGAAGATGATCCGCACTACTGGGAGAGACAGACGGCGGGCAGTATTCAGGCTGAGCATGTCTTCAAAGTCAACATTGAAATCGCTAAAAAGCGCTTCAACCAAACTGGAG GTGTTCACATGTTTCAGTGGATGTACGGCTGTGAATGGAATGATGAGACTGGGGAGGTTGATGGTTGGATGCACTACAGTTACGATGGAGAAGACTTCATATCATTTGAGCTGAAGACGATGAGCTGGATCGCAGCACATCCGCAAGCTTTCATCACCAAACTCAAGTGGGACCAAGACGACGGGTTAAATCAATACGCTAAGAATTACTTCACTGAGGAGTGTCCTTTGTGGTTGAAGAAGCACGTGAGCAACGGGAGGGACTTCCTGACCAGAACCG AGCTTCCCAGGGTGTCTCTCCTGCAGAAGACGCCTTCCTCTCCAATCACCTGCCACGCCACGGGTTTCTACCCCAGGACGTCGGACCTCTTTTGGAGGAAGGACGGCGAGCAGATCCACGAGGACGTGGAGATGGGGGAGACCCTCCCCAACCACGACGGAACCTTCCAGACCACGGCCGACCTGAAAGTGGAGCTGAcgcccgccgcggagggccgctaCGAATGCGTGTTCAAACTGGATGGCGTCCGAGATGAGATGGTCACCAAGCTGTACGCCAAAAGCATCCTGAGCAACGTGCGCATCCAGG aagaggaagacaggAAGAAGGCGGTGGCCATCGCTGTCCCGCTGGGGGTCCTGGCTCTGGTGGCGGTGGCAGTGGCGGTGGGGGTGTTCCTGGCCAAGCGTCCCAAAAGCCAACAAG CCAATTACGCTCCAGCTT ccagcacctcatcttctgaGAAGGATTGA
- the LOC137840856 gene encoding uncharacterized protein, giving the protein MIILQDCKELLTLEALNSALEKEIKALKKEIRYYNSALERHRPFCVLRGSVQVDALQTSTSVTSKAELGENPHPMLSSDLVPSSLFTHAPHSLFSNDAHIELPSSTFSTLQPEDILSVTSEMFPIEDPGAPPLDPHKYENALISAQTSGDGTSKPSQITLESLPCSIPVPPNAPDGFFPLNTPLVELYPEELSLSNFLEENDWILSADNNPTTL; this is encoded by the exons ATGATCATCCTGCAGGACTGTAAG GAGCTCCTGACTCTGGAAGCTTTGAATTCCGCCCTGGAAAAGGAAATCAAAGCGTTAAAAAAAGAGATCCGTTACTACAACAGCGCCCTGGAGCGCCACCGGCCCTTTTGTGTCCTCCGAGGTTCCGTGCAGGTGGACGCCCTCCAGACTTCCACGTCTGTCACCTCCAAAGCGGAGCTTGGTGAAAACCCTCATCCAATGCTCTCATCTGATTTAGTCCCTTCCTCCCTGTTTACACACGCTCCTCATTCGCTGTTTAGCAACGACGCCCACATAGAATTGCCCTCGTCCACCTTCTCCACGCTTCAGCCCGAAGACATCCTCTCAGTCACATCTGAAATGTTTCCCATTGAAGATCCAGGAGCGCCGCCGCTCGACCCGCATAAATACGAGAACGCTTTAATATCGGCGCAGACCAGCGGCGATGGGACCTCAAAGCCGAGTCAGATAACGCTCGAGTCCCTGCCGTGTTCGATTCCCGTTCCGCCCAACGCTCCAGATGGATTTTTCCCTTTAAACACACCTTTGGTGGAGCTGTACCCGGAAGAGCTGTCGCTGTCTAACTTCCTGGAGGAAAATGATTGGATTCTGAGTGCGGACAATAATCCCACCACTctttaa
- the LOC125979878 gene encoding class I histocompatibility antigen, F10 alpha chain isoform X3: MFTMNILAFFVLAVQIYSVTPVIHTLNYFDTASQVAKLPEYWYAGYVDGVQIVHFDSNHRKAKAKQDWMDKITEGDPHYWETETAISIRAEQYFKVNIEIAKKRFNQTGGVHMLQVMEGCEWNDETGEVDGWQHYSYDGEDFISFELKTMSWIAAHPQAFITKLKWDQNDGLNQHNKNYFTEVCPSELKKHVSNGRDFLTRTELPRVSLLQKTPSSPITCHATGFYPRTSDLFWRKDGEQIHEDVEMGETLPNHDGTFQTTADLKVELTPAAEGRYECVFKLDGVREEMVTKLYAKSILSNVRIQEEDRKKAVAIAVPLGVLALVAMAVAVGVFLAKRPKSQQANYAPASSTSSSEKD; this comes from the exons ATGTTTACAATGAATATACTTGCATTCTTTGTTTTGGCTGTGCAAATATACAGCGTGACGCCTG TCATTCACACGCTCAATTATTTCGATACGGCCTCTCAAGTTGCAAAGCTACCAGAGTACTGGTACGCCGGGTATGTTGACGGCGTTCAGATTGTGCACTTTGACAGCAACCACAGGAAAGCAAAAGCGAAACAAGACTGGATGGACAAAATCACAGAAGGTGATCCGCACTACTGGGAGACAGAGACAGCGATAAGTATTCGTGCTGAGCAGTACTTCAAAGTCAACATTGAAATCGCTAAAAAGCGCTTCAACCAAACTGGAG GTGTTCACATGCTTCAGGTGATGGAGGGCTGTGAATGGAATGATGAGACTGGGGAGGTTGATGGTTGGCAGCACTACAGTTACGATGGAGAAGACTTCATATCATTTGAGCTGAAGACGATGAGCTGGATCGCAGCACATCCGCAAGCTTTCATCACCAAACTCAAGTGGGACCAAAACGACGGGTTAAATCAACACAATAAGAATTACTTCACTGAGGTGTGTCCTTCTGAGTTGAAAAAGCACGTGAGCAACGGGAGGGACTTCCTGACCAGAACCG AGCTTCCCAGGGTGTCTCTCCTGCAGAAGACGCCTTCCTCTCCAATCACCTGCCACGCCACGGGTTTCTACCCCAGGACGTCGGACCTCTTTTGGAGGAAGGACGGCGAGCAGATCCACGAGGACGTGGAGATGGGGGAGACCCTCCCCAACCACGACGGAACCTTCCAGACCACGGCCGACCTGAAAGTGGAGCTGAcgcccgccgcggagggccgctaCGAATGCGTGTTCAAACTGGATGGCGTCCGGGAGGAGATGGTCACCAAGCTGTACGCCAAAAGCATCCTGAGCAACGTGCGCATCCAGG aggaagacaggAAGAAGGCGGTGGCCATCGCTGTCCCGCTGGGGGTCCTGGCTCTGGTGGCGATGGCGGTGGCGGTGGGGGTGTTCCTGGCCAAGCGTCCCAAAAGCCAACAAG CCAATTACGCTCCAGCTT ccagcacctcatcttctgaGAAGGATTGA
- the tmem102 gene encoding transmembrane protein 102 isoform X2, giving the protein MESLMSAVSPRSPAPGKKLSEVDFRSGTTLEQLSTQVSELVLLEQGGFGDQTALEVHTAKDFIFNMLGLVQKVDQRLPVANEYLLLSGGAREGVLDLNPEDLGNYAKGADFDLDFTLLVPALKLHDRNQPVTLDMRHSPPCHSWLSLRLCDSNILSRWSVCCQEESGLPAEEDEEEEGERGKGSILSLDSPQSLDGCYFSPTLVTDWFWGVVSEAVDELRRSPQRGIPTPERLERNGPLVSIILQAGSSRVLYDLLPVVSFRGWPAVAQGWLTANHFWDGKITEEEAIAGFYLLPYCSPLGGRPDREWRLAFSRSEVQLKKCIPFPMAQAFQAAKAVLSRILARPRAGLSLYHLRTLLFWACDRLPSAYLSCLDSDTPGRLFLGLLDDLAHCILGKNCPNYFLPQWNMLEHLTDSQALLVARKLAHVRSDPSEHLRAALDQARQAGQLKKELASSANGSPGHHPVNGIISPSEDKLAQRLQQLVTENPGKSISVFLNPDDVTRPHFRIDDKFY; this is encoded by the exons ATGGAGTCCCTGATGAGCGCTGTGTCGCCTCGCTCCCCGGCGCCCGGCAAGAAGCTCTCCGAGGTGGACTTCCGTTCGGGCACGACCCTGGAGCAGCTGTCCACTCAAGTGTCGGAGCTGGTCCTACTGGAGCAGGGTGGCTTTGGCGACCAGACCGCCTTGGAGGTCCACACGGCCAAAGATTTCATTTTCAACATGTTAG GTTTAGTCCAGAAGGTGGATCAGCGCCTCCCGGTGGCCAATGAATACCTGCTGCTGTCCGGAGGTGCACGGGAGGGCGTCTTGGACCTGAATCCGGAGGACCTGGGCAACTATGCCAAAGGTGCCGACTTTGACCTGGACTTCACCCTCCTGGTGCCGGCCCTCAAGCTCCACGACCGCAACCAGCCCGTCACGCTGGACATGAGACACTCGCCGCCGTGCCACTCGTGGCTCAGCCTGCGCCTGTGCGACTCCAACATCTTGTCCCGCTGGAGCGTCTGCTGCCAGGAGGAGAGCGGACTTCCTgctgaggaagatgaggaggaagagggggaAAGGG GAAAAGGCTCTATCCTGTCGCTAGACTCGCCTCAGTCTCTGGATGGGTGCTACTTCTCCCCCACCCTGGTGACAGACTGGTTCTGGGGGGTGGTGAGCGAGGCGGTGGACGAGCTGCGCCGAAGCCCCCAGAGGGGCATCCCCACCCCGGAGCGACTGGAGAGGAACGGACCGCTTGTGAGCATCATCCTTCAG GCGGGCTCTAGCAGGGTGCTGTACGACCTCCTGCCTGTGGTGTCCTTTCGGGGATGGCCTGCCGTGGCTCAAGGCTGGCTGACGGCGAATCACTTTTGGGACGGCAAAATCACAGAGGAGGAGGCCATCGCGGGCTTCTACCTGCTTCCTTACTGCTCACCGCTGGGTGGGCGGCCCGACCGGGAGTGGCGGCTCGCCTTCTCCCGCAGCGAG GTCCAGTTGAAGAAGTGCATCCCGTTCCCTATGGCCCAAGCTTTCCAAGCCGCCAAGGCCGTGCTGTCTCGCATCCTGGCCCGTCCCCGTGCGGGCCTCAGCCTCTACCACCTGCGCACGCTTCTCTTTTGGGCCTGCGATCGACTTCCCTCCGCCTATCTGTCCTGCCTCGACTCGGACACGCCCGGCCGTCTCTTTCTGGGTCTCCTGGATGACCTGGCGCACTGCATCCTGGGTAAAAACTGCCCCAACTACTTCCTGCCACAGTGGAACATGCTGGAGCACTTGACGGACAGCCAGGCGCTCCTGGTGGCCCGGAAACTAGCCCACGTGCGCTCCGATCCCAGCGAGCACCTGCGGGCCGCTCTGGACCAAGCCCGCCAGGCGGGCCAGCTCAAGAAGGAGCTGGCTAGCAGCGCCAACGGCTCTCCGGGGCACCACCCCGTCAACGGCATCATCTCGCCTTCCGAGGACAAGCTGGCCCAGCGTTTGCAACAGCTGGTCACCGAGAACCCCGGCAAATCCATCTCGGTCTTCCTCAACCCGGACGACGTCACCCGGCCGCACTTCCGCATCGACGACAAGTTCTACTAA
- the tmem102 gene encoding transmembrane protein 102 isoform X1, whose protein sequence is MESLMSAVSPRSPAPGKKLSEVDFRSGTTLEQLSTQVSELVLLEQGGFGDQTALEVHTAKDFIFNMLGLVQKVDQRLPVANEYLLLSGGAREGVLDLNPEDLGNYAKGADFDLDFTLLVPALKLHDRNQPVTLDMRHSPPCHSWLSLRLCDSNILSRWSVCCQEESGLPAEEDEEEEGERGKGSILSLDSPQSLDGCYFSPTLVTDWFWGVVSEAVDELRRSPQRGIPTPERLERNGPLVSIILQFPDLGQAGSSRVLYDLLPVVSFRGWPAVAQGWLTANHFWDGKITEEEAIAGFYLLPYCSPLGGRPDREWRLAFSRSEVQLKKCIPFPMAQAFQAAKAVLSRILARPRAGLSLYHLRTLLFWACDRLPSAYLSCLDSDTPGRLFLGLLDDLAHCILGKNCPNYFLPQWNMLEHLTDSQALLVARKLAHVRSDPSEHLRAALDQARQAGQLKKELASSANGSPGHHPVNGIISPSEDKLAQRLQQLVTENPGKSISVFLNPDDVTRPHFRIDDKFY, encoded by the exons ATGGAGTCCCTGATGAGCGCTGTGTCGCCTCGCTCCCCGGCGCCCGGCAAGAAGCTCTCCGAGGTGGACTTCCGTTCGGGCACGACCCTGGAGCAGCTGTCCACTCAAGTGTCGGAGCTGGTCCTACTGGAGCAGGGTGGCTTTGGCGACCAGACCGCCTTGGAGGTCCACACGGCCAAAGATTTCATTTTCAACATGTTAG GTTTAGTCCAGAAGGTGGATCAGCGCCTCCCGGTGGCCAATGAATACCTGCTGCTGTCCGGAGGTGCACGGGAGGGCGTCTTGGACCTGAATCCGGAGGACCTGGGCAACTATGCCAAAGGTGCCGACTTTGACCTGGACTTCACCCTCCTGGTGCCGGCCCTCAAGCTCCACGACCGCAACCAGCCCGTCACGCTGGACATGAGACACTCGCCGCCGTGCCACTCGTGGCTCAGCCTGCGCCTGTGCGACTCCAACATCTTGTCCCGCTGGAGCGTCTGCTGCCAGGAGGAGAGCGGACTTCCTgctgaggaagatgaggaggaagagggggaAAGGG GAAAAGGCTCTATCCTGTCGCTAGACTCGCCTCAGTCTCTGGATGGGTGCTACTTCTCCCCCACCCTGGTGACAGACTGGTTCTGGGGGGTGGTGAGCGAGGCGGTGGACGAGCTGCGCCGAAGCCCCCAGAGGGGCATCCCCACCCCGGAGCGACTGGAGAGGAACGGACCGCTTGTGAGCATCATCCTTCAG TTTCCCGACCTCGGTCAGGCGGGCTCTAGCAGGGTGCTGTACGACCTCCTGCCTGTGGTGTCCTTTCGGGGATGGCCTGCCGTGGCTCAAGGCTGGCTGACGGCGAATCACTTTTGGGACGGCAAAATCACAGAGGAGGAGGCCATCGCGGGCTTCTACCTGCTTCCTTACTGCTCACCGCTGGGTGGGCGGCCCGACCGGGAGTGGCGGCTCGCCTTCTCCCGCAGCGAG GTCCAGTTGAAGAAGTGCATCCCGTTCCCTATGGCCCAAGCTTTCCAAGCCGCCAAGGCCGTGCTGTCTCGCATCCTGGCCCGTCCCCGTGCGGGCCTCAGCCTCTACCACCTGCGCACGCTTCTCTTTTGGGCCTGCGATCGACTTCCCTCCGCCTATCTGTCCTGCCTCGACTCGGACACGCCCGGCCGTCTCTTTCTGGGTCTCCTGGATGACCTGGCGCACTGCATCCTGGGTAAAAACTGCCCCAACTACTTCCTGCCACAGTGGAACATGCTGGAGCACTTGACGGACAGCCAGGCGCTCCTGGTGGCCCGGAAACTAGCCCACGTGCGCTCCGATCCCAGCGAGCACCTGCGGGCCGCTCTGGACCAAGCCCGCCAGGCGGGCCAGCTCAAGAAGGAGCTGGCTAGCAGCGCCAACGGCTCTCCGGGGCACCACCCCGTCAACGGCATCATCTCGCCTTCCGAGGACAAGCTGGCCCAGCGTTTGCAACAGCTGGTCACCGAGAACCCCGGCAAATCCATCTCGGTCTTCCTCAACCCGGACGACGTCACCCGGCCGCACTTCCGCATCGACGACAAGTTCTACTAA
- the LOC125979878 gene encoding class I histocompatibility antigen, F10 alpha chain isoform X1: MFTMNILAFFVLAVQIYSVTPVIHTLNYFDTASQVAKLPEYWYAGYVDGVQIVHFDSNHRKAKAKQDWMDKITEGDPHYWETETAISIRAEQYFKVNIEIAKKRFNQTGGVHMLQVMEGCEWNDETGEVDGWQHYSYDGEDFISFELKTMSWIAAHPQAFITKLKWDQNDGLNQHNKNYFTEVCPSELKKHVSNGRDFLTRTELPRVSLLQKTPSSPITCHATGFYPRTSDLFWRKDGEQIHEDVEMGETLPNHDGTFQTTADLKVELTPAAEGRYECVFKLDGVREEMVTKLYAKSILSNVRIQEEEDRKKAVAIAVPLGVLALVAMAVAVGVFLAKRPKSQQANYAPASSTSSSEKD, from the exons ATGTTTACAATGAATATACTTGCATTCTTTGTTTTGGCTGTGCAAATATACAGCGTGACGCCTG TCATTCACACGCTCAATTATTTCGATACGGCCTCTCAAGTTGCAAAGCTACCAGAGTACTGGTACGCCGGGTATGTTGACGGCGTTCAGATTGTGCACTTTGACAGCAACCACAGGAAAGCAAAAGCGAAACAAGACTGGATGGACAAAATCACAGAAGGTGATCCGCACTACTGGGAGACAGAGACAGCGATAAGTATTCGTGCTGAGCAGTACTTCAAAGTCAACATTGAAATCGCTAAAAAGCGCTTCAACCAAACTGGAG GTGTTCACATGCTTCAGGTGATGGAGGGCTGTGAATGGAATGATGAGACTGGGGAGGTTGATGGTTGGCAGCACTACAGTTACGATGGAGAAGACTTCATATCATTTGAGCTGAAGACGATGAGCTGGATCGCAGCACATCCGCAAGCTTTCATCACCAAACTCAAGTGGGACCAAAACGACGGGTTAAATCAACACAATAAGAATTACTTCACTGAGGTGTGTCCTTCTGAGTTGAAAAAGCACGTGAGCAACGGGAGGGACTTCCTGACCAGAACCG AGCTTCCCAGGGTGTCTCTCCTGCAGAAGACGCCTTCCTCTCCAATCACCTGCCACGCCACGGGTTTCTACCCCAGGACGTCGGACCTCTTTTGGAGGAAGGACGGCGAGCAGATCCACGAGGACGTGGAGATGGGGGAGACCCTCCCCAACCACGACGGAACCTTCCAGACCACGGCCGACCTGAAAGTGGAGCTGAcgcccgccgcggagggccgctaCGAATGCGTGTTCAAACTGGATGGCGTCCGGGAGGAGATGGTCACCAAGCTGTACGCCAAAAGCATCCTGAGCAACGTGCGCATCCAGG aagaggaagacaggAAGAAGGCGGTGGCCATCGCTGTCCCGCTGGGGGTCCTGGCTCTGGTGGCGATGGCGGTGGCGGTGGGGGTGTTCCTGGCCAAGCGTCCCAAAAGCCAACAAG CCAATTACGCTCCAGCTT ccagcacctcatcttctgaGAAGGATTGA